The following proteins come from a genomic window of Venturia canescens isolate UGA chromosome 4, ASM1945775v1, whole genome shotgun sequence:
- the LOC122408669 gene encoding sphingomyelin phosphodiesterase-like, with translation MWLIHGILVFLTFFAVQSSKTSLPDDNEDLNIFTDAILNWTRTGCENDLLRQYFLKLAFPSELQNSDWRTFSNSNAKAACTICKAFVKVVISQRIEGAAIEEIQNNIIKLCIYLNLQKELVCRGVIETQLPILLFIVDQDQQIDPADVCGLGLQSEYCSTISDKYNWQIEIDENPPNDIVPPDVEGDFKVLQLTDIHYDPVYEPYGNSQCGEPMCCRKGQNDTNTGDSVAGYWGDYNDCDLPWHALIDALVHMNSTHKDLSYIYFTGDLIDHGVWETTKEGNIESIKKSYKKMKETFPDIAIYPIIGNHEPHPLNVFAPNYIKDENFSTEWLYKLSSDLWIEYGWLPESTRQTILQGGFYTVSPRRGHRIIALNNNVCYTFNWWLLLDPQDPSGQLRWLADTLLEAETNGEYVHILAHVPSGNRACYASWSRAYRKIVDRFAHIIKAQFNGHTHFDEFNVFYDLGNSSKPVNVAWNGGSLTTFTRLNPNYKVHTVESKTFEIIDIDTWIFNLTAANETPESRPEWYKSYSFKEEYNLEDLSVESLHKWIVDKSKNIWTLQRYREHFYKRADSSTSEYCDEECLRNLLCTIVTTTPNLEGQCDFLLS, from the exons ATGTGGCTCATTCAtggaatactcgtttttctcaCGTTCTTCGCTGTACAATCTTCGAAAACTTCTCTTCCAG ATGACAATgaagatttgaatattttcactgACGCAATACTTAACTGGACGCGAACCGGATGTGAGAATGATTTATTGAGgcaatattttctcaaattgGCGTTTCCAAGCGAACTACAAAATTCGGACTGGCGTACATTCAGTAATTCGAACGCAAAAGCTGCGTGCACGATTTGCAAAGCTTTTGTTAAAGTAGTTATCTCTCAGCGGATAGAAGGGGCTGCTattgaagaaattcaaaataacaTCATAAAACTTTGCATATATTTGAATCTCCAGAAGGAACTCGTGTGTCGAGGGGTCATCGAAACCCAATTG CCGATACTGCTCTTCATCGTGGATCAAGATCAACAAATCGATCCGGCTGATGTTTGTGGTTTAGGCTTGCAGAGTGAATACTGCTCGACGATTAGTGACAAATACAATTGGCAAAtagaaatcgatgaaaatccaCCCAACGATATTGTACCCCCGGACGTGGAGGGAGATTTCAAAGTTTTGCAATTAACCGATATTCATTATGATCCTGTTTACGAACCTTATGGGAATTCCCAATGCGGTGAACCGATGTGCTGTCGGAAAGGACAGAACGACACTAACACCGGTGATAGTGTTGCTGGATATTGGGGTGATTACAACGACTGTGATCTCCCTTGGCACGCTTTGATCGATGCACTTGTCCATATGAATAGTACGCATAAA GATTTGTCGTACATTTATTTCACCGGTGATTTGATTGACCACGGTGTTTGGGAAACAACGAAggaaggaaatattgaaagcATTAAGAAAAGTTAcaagaaaatgaaggaaacTTTTCCGGATATTGCGATTTATCCGATCATTGGAAATCACGAACCGCACCCACTCAATGT ATTTGCTCCGAACTATATTAAGGACGAAAACTTCAGTACTGAATGGTTGTACAAATTGAGCTCAGATCTTTGGATCGAGTACGGATGGTTGCCAGAGTCGACGAGACAAACTATTTTGCAAGGTGGATTTTATACCGTCTCACCTCGCAGAGGTCATCGAATAATTGCTCTCAATAATAATGTTTGCTACACCTTCAATTG GTGGTTATTACTCGATCCACAAGATCCAAGTGGCCAATTACGTTGGTTAGCAGATACGCTATTGGAAGCTGAAACGAATGGCGAATACGTGCATATATTGGCACACGTACCTTCGGGGAACAGAGCTTGCTATGCCTCGTGGAGTAGAGCGTATCGAAAAATCGTCGATCGATTCGCCCACATCATAAAGGCGCAATTCAACGGCCATACACACTTCGACGAATTTAACGTGTTTTACGATCTTGGGAATTCGAGTAAACCTGTTAACGTTGCGTGGAACGGTGGCAGTTTAACGACCTTTACTCGACTTAATCCAAACTACAAAGTTCATACGGTCGAATCTAAAACTTTT GAAATAATAGACATCGATACGTGGATCTTCAATTTGACAGCAGCGAACGAAACTCCAGAATCACGACCGGAATGGTATAAATCTTATTCTTTCAAAGAGGAATACAATCTCGAGGATCTCTCAGTCGAATCTCTTCACAAATGGATTGTTGATAAGTCGAAGAATATCTGGACATTGCAGCGGTATCGCGA ACATTTTTACAAACGTGCTGATTCGTCTACGAGTGAATATTGCGACGAAGAGTGCCTCCGCAATCTCTTGTGCACAATCGTAACAACGACACCGAACCTCGAGGGTCAATGTGATTTTCTTCTATCTTGA